Genomic window (Clostridia bacterium):
CGGCCTGACGGACCAAACGCCTTACCATCTGGCCCCCGATCTTGCCTACCTCCCGGGTGGTAAGGTTCTCCCAGCCCCGGCGGGCAATGTCGTCATCCAGGTGAAGTTCCCGGGCCACCTCTTCCTTGAGCCCTTCCATTTCCTCCTTGGCCTGGGGCACCAGAATTCTGCCCCGCCGCCGTTCCTTGGCGTCGCCTGCTTTCGGCATGTCCTGTCCCTCCTAGAGAGCGGATCTTTGGCTTCCCTTCTTAGCTTTTCCGCCGCCAGGGCAAGCAAACCGAAACCCGCTTACTCGGGTAAAACCAGCAGTGCCCTCGAAAAAGCGGGGGTCCGTCAGAAGCCCACCCTGGTGGATTCCCACTTTCCCACGGGCGGTACCGGGTGCTCCCCGTTCGTACTGTCACCTCGCCG
Coding sequences:
- a CDS encoding alpha/beta-type small acid-soluble spore protein, whose protein sequence is MPKAGDAKERRRGRILVPQAKEEMEGLKEEVARELHLDDDIARRGWENLTTREVGKIGGQMVRRLVRQAEKDLARGETKAAGPEGKPAKGDEFVSE